A single region of the Agromyces sp. Leaf222 genome encodes:
- a CDS encoding Ku protein, whose amino-acid sequence MRAVWKGAVTFGLVNVPVKLYSATEDHDVSLHQVHDADGGRIRYQRICEIDGQVVEYKNIDKAYDDGERTVVITDQDLKSLPAERSREIEVVEFVPTDQIDPIMFDRSYYLEPDSASSKAYVLLRETLESTDRTAIVRMALRQKTRLAALRVHGKVLMVQTLLWSDEVREAAFPALDEAVKVTAKELELSKQLVESLVAEFKPDEYVDEYQQELRTLIAAKLEQGDALDTAATFGEQPDEEGGEVIDLMEALRRSIASKRGGADAAGEASSTSAKPKKAASGAKAKSATKEKSAAKESSPTKAKTEKPKARKAAS is encoded by the coding sequence ATGCGAGCCGTCTGGAAAGGGGCGGTCACATTCGGCCTGGTCAATGTGCCCGTCAAGCTCTACAGCGCCACCGAGGACCACGACGTGTCCCTGCACCAGGTGCACGACGCCGATGGCGGGCGCATCCGGTACCAGCGCATCTGCGAGATCGACGGGCAGGTCGTCGAGTACAAGAACATCGACAAGGCCTACGACGACGGCGAGCGCACGGTCGTCATCACCGATCAGGACCTCAAGTCGCTGCCCGCCGAGCGCAGTCGCGAGATCGAGGTCGTCGAGTTCGTGCCGACCGACCAGATCGACCCGATCATGTTCGATCGCAGCTACTACCTCGAGCCCGACTCGGCGTCGTCGAAGGCCTACGTGCTGCTGCGCGAGACGCTCGAGTCCACCGACCGCACCGCGATCGTGCGCATGGCCCTGCGGCAGAAGACCCGGCTCGCCGCGCTGCGCGTGCACGGCAAGGTGCTCATGGTGCAGACGCTGCTCTGGAGCGACGAGGTGCGCGAGGCCGCGTTCCCCGCGCTCGACGAGGCCGTCAAGGTGACCGCCAAGGAGCTCGAGCTGTCGAAGCAGCTCGTCGAGAGCCTGGTCGCCGAGTTCAAGCCCGACGAGTACGTCGACGAGTACCAGCAGGAACTCCGCACCCTCATCGCCGCGAAGCTCGAGCAGGGCGACGCCCTCGACACCGCGGCGACCTTCGGCGAGCAGCCCGACGAGGAGGGCGGCGAGGTCATCGACCTCATGGAGGCCCTGCGACGCTCGATCGCCTCGAAGCGCGGTGGGGCGGATGCCGCGGGCGAGGCGTCGTCGACATCTGCGAAGCCGAAGAAGGCCGCGTCCGGTGCGAAGGCGAAGTCGGCGACGAAGGAGAAGTCGGCCGCGAAGGAGTCGTCGCCGACGAAGGCGAAGACCGAGAAGCCCAAGGCCCGAAAGGCCGCGTCATGA
- a CDS encoding MFS transporter, with amino-acid sequence MSTSPRRRWFGLVFISIAVSLIIVDSTIVNVAIPAIVDDLGITSTQVQWVQESYTLVFAALLLVFGTLADRFGRRRMLIIGVVIFALSSVAAAFATTGELLILARLVQGVGGAMILPTTLSLINATFRGRERGIAFAVWGSTIGGMAAIGPLLGGWLTTDFSWRWAFGINIPFAIIIIIGVLLTIDESRAPGEPRRIDIVGAVLSVITSGALVFALIEGRTYGWWLAEDDISFGDWEWPLAISPIPFAFAIALLGLIAFVLWGRRRMRLGKPTMLPFALFAIPSFRNGNIAALIVSLGEFGIILSLPLWLQFVLGFDALQTGFVLLALAVGSFGASGFAGAMSGRLPAVFIVRLGIALEIIGVVWVGLVIAPDATWQWLLPALFVYGFGVGLATAQLTGVVLQDVPVAESGAGSGTQSTSRQLGSALGIAILGTVLFTTTANVLDASLDERGLPEAQRDQTVSAVVDSAGAAIAGLEANPKTAEIGADAAEAFSTGTRYAAFAAAGFLVVGFFATLSLGSGRRDDEDGDSDGDGASTDAAATPSASADISHAPAADADAGAAADAAERES; translated from the coding sequence GTGAGCACTTCACCCCGCCGCCGCTGGTTCGGCCTGGTCTTCATCAGCATCGCCGTGTCGCTGATCATCGTCGACTCGACGATCGTGAACGTCGCCATTCCGGCGATCGTCGACGACCTCGGCATCACCTCCACGCAGGTGCAGTGGGTGCAGGAGTCGTACACGCTCGTGTTCGCCGCGCTGCTGCTCGTGTTCGGCACGCTCGCCGACCGGTTCGGGCGCCGGCGGATGCTGATCATCGGCGTCGTGATCTTCGCGCTGTCGTCGGTGGCGGCCGCCTTCGCGACCACGGGCGAGCTGCTGATCCTGGCGCGGCTCGTGCAGGGCGTCGGCGGCGCGATGATCCTGCCGACGACGCTCTCGCTCATCAATGCGACGTTCCGGGGGCGCGAGCGGGGCATCGCCTTCGCGGTGTGGGGCTCGACGATCGGCGGCATGGCGGCGATCGGCCCGCTGCTCGGCGGCTGGTTGACGACCGACTTCTCGTGGCGCTGGGCGTTCGGCATCAACATCCCGTTCGCGATCATCATCATCATCGGCGTGCTGCTCACGATCGACGAGTCGCGTGCCCCTGGCGAACCGAGGCGCATCGACATCGTCGGCGCAGTGCTCTCGGTGATCACGAGCGGTGCGCTCGTGTTCGCGCTCATCGAGGGGCGCACCTACGGCTGGTGGCTCGCAGAGGACGACATCTCGTTCGGCGACTGGGAGTGGCCGTTGGCGATCTCGCCGATCCCGTTCGCGTTCGCGATCGCGCTGCTCGGGCTCATCGCGTTCGTGCTCTGGGGCCGGCGGCGCATGCGCCTCGGCAAGCCCACGATGCTGCCGTTCGCGCTCTTCGCGATCCCGTCGTTCCGCAACGGCAACATCGCCGCGCTCATCGTCTCGCTCGGTGAGTTCGGCATCATCCTCTCGCTGCCGCTCTGGCTGCAGTTCGTGCTCGGCTTCGACGCCCTGCAGACCGGGTTCGTGCTGCTCGCGCTCGCCGTCGGCTCGTTCGGCGCGAGCGGCTTCGCGGGTGCGATGTCCGGCCGCCTCCCGGCCGTGTTCATCGTGCGCCTCGGCATCGCGCTCGAGATCATCGGCGTCGTGTGGGTCGGCCTGGTCATCGCTCCGGATGCCACGTGGCAGTGGTTGCTGCCGGCGCTCTTCGTGTACGGGTTCGGCGTGGGCCTCGCGACCGCCCAGCTCACCGGGGTGGTGCTGCAGGACGTGCCCGTGGCCGAGAGCGGCGCCGGTTCGGGCACGCAGTCGACCTCGCGGCAGCTCGGCTCGGCGCTCGGCATCGCGATCCTCGGCACGGTGCTGTTCACCACGACGGCGAACGTGCTCGACGCCAGCCTCGACGAGCGCGGGCTGCCAGAGGCGCAGCGCGACCAGACCGTCTCGGCCGTCGTCGACAGCGCCGGCGCGGCGATCGCCGGGCTCGAGGCGAACCCGAAGACCGCCGAGATCGGCGCCGACGCGGCCGAGGCGTTCAGCACCGGCACCCGCTACGCGGCGTTCGCTGCCGCCGGATTCCTGGTGGTCGGCTTCTTCGCGACGCTCTCGCTCGGGTCGGGCCGACGCGACGACGAAGACGGCGACAGTGACGGCGACGGCGCGTCGACGGATGCCGCGGCCACCCCGTCGGCATCCGCAGACATCTCGCATGCCCCCGCCGCAGACGCAGACGCAGGCGCAGCCGCAGACGCAGCCGAGCGCGAGTCCTGA